One window from the genome of Lutra lutra chromosome X, mLutLut1.2, whole genome shotgun sequence encodes:
- the LOC125091546 gene encoding LOW QUALITY PROTEIN: uncharacterized protein LOC125091546 (The sequence of the model RefSeq protein was modified relative to this genomic sequence to represent the inferred CDS: inserted 1 base in 1 codon), with translation MTCRNEQEFTRQKNRKMQSDLVKGRCQDDRLSLAACKQRATASLLLETERSCGTSSEGQKRRRNPNSFVASGPTLLPXACVPGARSTTLVFSPLVLTGPSTEGTPLGLSLYRVPSVLPSPQGASLPLGHSWGCGDFPTGNPSPALLLYLSILSMLGQSVSSRGTSEELRLSQKTMLGGHLGSLVLKGSSMEKEIPIPDQLSRLEKSPTCGGVQMAEK, from the exons ATGACCTGCAGAAATGAGCAGGAGTTCACCCgccagaagaacagaaaaatgcAGAGCGACTTGGTGAAGGGAAGGTGCCAAGATGACAGGCTTTCTCTTGCTGCCTGCAAGCAGAGGGCCACAGCCTCTCTGCTCCTAGAGACTGAGAGATCATGTGGCACAAGCAGCGAAGggcaaaagagaaggaggaatcCAAATAGCTTTGTAGCTTCAGGTCCAACCCTCCTGC TGGCCTGTGTGCCAGGAGCCAGGTCCACCACACTTGTGTTTTCTCCTCTAGTGCTCACGGGTCCCAGCACCGAAGGCACTCCCTTGGGCCTGAGTCTGTACCGGGTCCCTTCTGTGCTTCCTTCCCCTCAGGGAGCCTCTCTCCCCCTGGGCCACTCCTGGGGTTGTGGAG ATTTTCCTACTGGTAATCCTTCCCCTGCCCTATTACTCTACCTTTCAATACTATCCATGCTCGGCCAGTCAGTATCAAGTAGAGGAACCTCAGAAGAACTTAGGCTGAGTCAGAAGACAATGCTGGGTGGACACTTGGGAAGCCTGGTGCTGAAAGGAAGCAGCATGGAAAAGGAGATACCTATTCCAGACCAGCTCAGTCGGCTAGAAAAGAGTCCAACTTGTGGAGGAGtccagatggcagagaagtaa